In Rahnella sikkimica, the following are encoded in one genomic region:
- a CDS encoding CopD family protein yields MLHEWLNALHIIAGILWIGGMLAMALVSITFSKTAGMQDNAGKAALLDTVRQWNRCVTSPAMIVLWIAGIVMIVSHGQIPHAWLLIKILVVFFLSALHGLLSGDLRKRATGQPTKNFALLRNAAGIIAICVIVIGVLAVIRPF; encoded by the coding sequence ATGCTTCATGAGTGGCTGAATGCCCTGCACATCATTGCAGGCATATTGTGGATCGGCGGAATGCTGGCGATGGCGCTGGTTTCCATTACGTTTTCTAAAACCGCCGGAATGCAGGACAACGCAGGCAAAGCGGCGTTACTCGACACGGTTCGCCAATGGAACCGCTGCGTCACCAGCCCCGCGATGATTGTGCTGTGGATCGCCGGGATTGTGATGATTGTCAGCCACGGTCAGATCCCGCATGCGTGGTTGCTGATTAAAATCCTCGTGGTGTTCTTCCTTTCCGCGCTGCACGGTTTGCTCTCCGGGGATTTACGCAAACGCGCCACCGGCCAGCCAACAAAGAATTTCGCGTTACTGCGCAATGCGGCCGGGATCATCGCAATCTGCGTGATCGTCATCGGGGTATTAGCGGTCATCCGGCCTTTTTAG
- a CDS encoding DUF1987 domain-containing protein: MNNISIPATSCTPEVEFDFDGRTLSLAGESYPENAAAFYRPLITALESFVAPPSLHADPSLTLHVALSYFNSSSTKMLFSLLSALNSGAVAATLHWYYDPEDDISEEFGQELSLDFPAIAFHLHAESYYDELR, encoded by the coding sequence ATGAATAATATCAGCATCCCTGCGACTTCCTGCACGCCGGAAGTTGAATTTGATTTTGATGGCCGAACCTTGTCTCTGGCCGGTGAGTCTTATCCGGAGAATGCGGCAGCCTTTTATCGTCCGCTGATCACCGCGCTGGAAAGCTTTGTCGCGCCGCCTTCTCTGCACGCGGATCCTTCGCTGACACTGCACGTTGCGCTGAGTTATTTCAACAGCTCCAGCACCAAAATGCTTTTCAGCCTGCTGAGTGCACTTAACAGCGGTGCCGTCGCTGCGACGCTGCACTGGTATTACGACCCTGAGGACGATATTTCAGAAGAATTTGGCCAGGAACTGAGCCTTGATTTCCCCGCCATCGCCTTCCACCTCCATGCGGAAAGCTATTATGACGAGCTTAGATGA
- a CDS encoding pirin family protein: protein MIEQRLSEQRGLGDHGWLHSRHTFSFANYWDPKQVGFSDLLVINDDQVAPGRGFGAHPHSNMEIISYVLEGALEHKDSMGTGSVIVPGDVQLMSAGSGVTHSEFNHSGEENVHFLQIWIVPSENGTPPGYQQVSVAEAEKRGKFRLIVSPSGTDGSLTVRQDMKIYAGFFDGAEQATFALDADRYAYIHVARGSIKVNGVEFRTGDGARVRNEDSITFTDGDQAEVLLFDLRPVEVNHPSR from the coding sequence ATGATCGAACAACGTCTCTCTGAACAACGCGGCTTAGGTGACCACGGCTGGTTGCATTCCCGTCACACATTCTCTTTCGCCAATTACTGGGATCCAAAACAGGTCGGTTTCTCAGACCTGCTGGTGATTAACGATGACCAGGTTGCGCCGGGTCGCGGCTTCGGGGCGCACCCGCACAGCAACATGGAAATCATCTCGTATGTGCTCGAAGGCGCGCTGGAACATAAAGATTCAATGGGCACCGGTTCCGTGATTGTTCCCGGCGATGTTCAGCTGATGAGCGCAGGCAGCGGCGTGACGCACAGTGAGTTCAACCACTCCGGCGAAGAAAACGTGCATTTCCTGCAAATCTGGATTGTGCCGTCAGAAAATGGCACCCCACCGGGATACCAGCAGGTGTCCGTCGCAGAAGCGGAAAAACGCGGGAAATTCCGCCTGATTGTTTCACCTTCTGGCACAGACGGTTCGCTGACAGTACGTCAGGACATGAAAATTTACGCCGGTTTCTTCGACGGTGCAGAACAGGCGACGTTTGCCCTCGATGCGGATCGTTATGCTTACATCCACGTCGCCCGCGGCAGCATCAAAGTGAACGGTGTCGAATTCAGAACCGGCGATGGCGCACGCGTCCGCAATGAAGATAGCATCACCTTTACCGACGGCGATCAGGCGGAAGTGCTGCTGTTTGATTTGCGTCCGGTTGAAGTGAATCATCCGTCGCGCTGA
- a CDS encoding META domain-containing protein: MKKSLFVLAAALTISACSSQTGVKQTDLQHHRFELLSVDGQTVPAAQGRIPEIEFGSNLHVSGQMCNRFMGQGNLENNVLTVKGLASTMMLCPDENLNKWDHVISDVLNNGAAVSLNENKMVLKQGKHTLVYRLKDRM, from the coding sequence ATGAAGAAGTCACTGTTTGTTCTGGCAGCCGCCCTCACTATCAGCGCATGTAGCAGCCAGACCGGCGTGAAGCAAACTGATTTGCAGCATCACCGTTTCGAGTTGCTGAGTGTGGATGGCCAGACGGTGCCGGCCGCGCAGGGCCGTATTCCGGAAATTGAGTTCGGCTCAAACCTGCATGTTTCCGGTCAGATGTGTAACCGCTTTATGGGTCAGGGCAATCTGGAAAATAACGTGCTGACGGTGAAAGGCCTGGCCTCAACCATGATGCTGTGTCCGGACGAGAACCTGAACAAATGGGATCACGTGATCAGCGACGTGCTGAACAACGGCGCGGCCGTTTCTCTGAATGAAAACAAGATGGTCCTGAAACAGGGTAAACATACGCTGGTTTACCGCCTAAAAGACCGGATGTAA
- a CDS encoding DMT family transporter, with protein MTSTPAERLLGILAVVFASVLWGSTGTAATFAPQVSPLAIGAVAMGIGGLLQAGIAARGILRYRRALSLHWRILLTGGLSVGIYPLAFYASMHLAGVTVGTVISIGSAPLLSALIEYWLEGQRLTRRWMTGAAIGVAGMVLLCLAESSSHALSGQQPHALAGMALGLVAGLTYALYAWAARQLMQRGVPSRVSMGATFGLGGLMLMPVLFVTGAPLLASWNNAAVGAYMALIPMFTGYVCFGYALARIPASLATTITLLEPAVAAVLAVLIVGERLPAMGWTGIGLVVACLIFITVPLRRRPVLTSA; from the coding sequence GTGACGAGCACCCCCGCTGAACGGTTACTCGGTATTCTGGCCGTGGTTTTTGCCTCAGTACTGTGGGGCTCGACGGGCACGGCGGCGACGTTCGCCCCGCAGGTCAGCCCGCTGGCGATTGGTGCTGTGGCAATGGGCATCGGCGGCCTTTTGCAGGCGGGAATCGCCGCACGCGGCATTCTCAGATACCGCCGGGCGTTGTCTTTGCACTGGCGAATTTTACTCACCGGCGGCCTGTCCGTCGGCATCTATCCGCTGGCTTTTTATGCCTCGATGCACCTTGCGGGCGTGACGGTGGGCACGGTGATTTCCATCGGTTCCGCCCCGCTGCTTTCTGCGCTGATTGAATACTGGCTTGAGGGCCAGCGTCTGACCCGCCGCTGGATGACGGGCGCGGCCATCGGCGTCGCCGGAATGGTGTTGTTATGTCTGGCGGAAAGCAGCTCGCACGCCCTTTCCGGCCAGCAGCCGCACGCGCTTGCGGGTATGGCGCTCGGACTGGTAGCCGGGCTGACTTACGCGCTTTACGCGTGGGCGGCGCGTCAGCTCATGCAGCGCGGTGTACCTTCGCGTGTGTCGATGGGCGCAACGTTCGGCCTCGGCGGTCTGATGCTGATGCCGGTGTTATTCGTGACCGGCGCGCCGTTGCTGGCGTCGTGGAATAACGCCGCGGTCGGCGCTTACATGGCGCTGATCCCGATGTTTACCGGTTATGTGTGTTTCGGTTACGCGCTGGCACGCATTCCTGCCAGCCTGGCGACCACCATCACGCTGCTTGAACCTGCGGTGGCGGCGGTTCTGGCCGTGCTGATTGTCGGCGAACGTTTACCTGCGATGGGCTGGACCGGCATCGGGCTGGTCGTCGCCTGCCTGATTTTCATCACCGTACCGCTGAGAAGAAGGCCGGTGCTGACATCGGCCTGA
- the yahO gene encoding DUF1471 family periplasmic protein YahO: MKISHALLAVALTGGFSFSAFSAQLLKKTDFEKVASQYTKVGSVTTSNKTSQSGALEDLSKKADKKGGDVFVLTSGNTNNKIHGTADVYKKK, translated from the coding sequence ATGAAAATATCTCACGCATTGTTGGCAGTGGCTTTAACCGGTGGTTTTTCCTTTAGCGCATTTTCAGCTCAGCTTTTGAAGAAAACAGATTTTGAAAAAGTCGCGTCCCAATATACAAAAGTCGGTTCCGTCACCACGTCGAATAAAACATCCCAGTCTGGCGCACTTGAAGACTTATCCAAGAAAGCGGATAAAAAAGGCGGCGATGTATTTGTATTAACCTCCGGGAATACCAATAATAAAATCCACGGTACCGCTGACGTGTATAAGAAAAAATAA
- a CDS encoding GGDEF domain-containing protein has translation MTSLDELFTAESAILQDNRELAETQGLEAEVYRDALIKLTAHYQKIMNESYRLIRRSDRAERDLNQLNERLAYEATHDPLTQVFNRSAIIDQITKALNTGEAGLILLDIDHFKAINDQYGHPAGDAVICGLIRRIEQSVPDLGSIGRVGGEEFTILLPRYTKAQSVIVAGYIHALLNASPLDLLPNQLVTASLGVSWGKQNSSFDTLYNDADTAMYEAKRRGRNRVHCG, from the coding sequence ATGACGAGCTTAGATGAGTTATTTACGGCAGAAAGCGCCATCCTGCAAGACAACCGCGAACTGGCCGAGACGCAAGGGCTGGAGGCGGAAGTTTATCGCGACGCGCTGATCAAACTGACCGCGCATTATCAGAAGATCATGAATGAATCTTACCGGCTGATAAGGCGCAGCGATCGCGCCGAACGGGATCTGAACCAGCTCAATGAACGGCTGGCATATGAGGCCACGCACGACCCGCTGACTCAGGTCTTTAACCGCAGCGCCATCATTGATCAGATAACGAAAGCCCTGAACACCGGAGAAGCCGGGCTGATTTTGCTCGATATTGATCATTTTAAGGCGATTAACGATCAGTACGGGCATCCGGCGGGCGATGCGGTGATTTGCGGGTTGATCCGGCGCATCGAACAATCCGTGCCGGATTTAGGCAGTATCGGACGCGTCGGCGGCGAGGAGTTCACCATCCTGCTGCCCCGTTACACCAAAGCCCAGTCGGTGATTGTCGCCGGGTATATTCATGCGCTGCTCAACGCGTCACCGCTGGATTTACTGCCCAATCAGCTGGTGACGGCAAGTCTGGGCGTAAGCTGGGGAAAGCAGAACAGCAGCTTTGATACGTTGTACAACGACGCCGATACCGCTATGTATGAAGCGAAAAGACGCGGCAGAAACCGGGTGCATTGCGGATAG
- a CDS encoding LysR family transcriptional regulator, which yields MQIEDLRIFVAVVKAGNFTAAAEQLLLSKQYVSRRMAALEASLSVRLLNRNTRKLSVTESGQLFAQHAQRILDDIEEAERAVSPKRQALQGSYRISIPMSFGISHLSPLIAEFLQQNPAIQFQVELVDRYVDLVGEGFDIAIRIGNLADSSLVARRLGQLKRVICCSPGYLERRGTPETPDDLLQHDCLRYGREGQNGWELERHGKLRIFDVRGPVLSNNGEVLRDAAISGLGIVLLPEFIVGPALENGSLVQILDAFQPGSLSLHALYPQHRQRSEVTRVFLDFLQERLKAQRVS from the coding sequence ATGCAGATTGAAGATCTCCGTATTTTTGTGGCGGTAGTAAAAGCCGGGAATTTCACCGCCGCGGCGGAACAGTTGTTGCTGTCCAAACAGTACGTCAGCCGCCGGATGGCCGCGCTGGAAGCTTCGCTGAGCGTCAGGCTGCTCAACCGCAATACGCGCAAACTGTCGGTGACCGAATCCGGCCAGCTTTTTGCGCAACATGCGCAGCGCATTCTCGATGATATCGAAGAAGCCGAAAGGGCGGTTTCACCTAAACGGCAGGCGTTGCAGGGTTCGTACCGCATCAGTATTCCGATGTCATTCGGCATCAGCCATCTGTCGCCGCTGATTGCGGAGTTCTTGCAGCAAAACCCGGCGATTCAGTTTCAGGTGGAACTGGTGGACAGGTATGTCGATCTGGTTGGCGAAGGCTTTGATATCGCCATCCGTATTGGCAATCTGGCGGATTCCTCGCTGGTGGCGCGCCGTCTTGGGCAGCTTAAACGCGTTATCTGTTGCAGCCCCGGTTATCTCGAACGGCGCGGCACGCCGGAAACGCCGGATGATTTACTCCAGCACGATTGCCTGCGTTATGGCCGCGAAGGGCAAAACGGCTGGGAGCTGGAACGGCACGGCAAACTGAGGATTTTCGACGTGCGCGGGCCGGTGCTGAGCAACAATGGCGAAGTGCTGCGCGATGCCGCTATTTCCGGGCTGGGCATTGTTTTGCTGCCTGAATTTATCGTCGGCCCTGCGCTCGAAAATGGATCTCTGGTACAAATCCTTGACGCTTTCCAGCCCGGCTCGCTGAGCCTGCACGCGCTCTATCCGCAGCACCGCCAGCGCAGCGAAGTCACCCGCGTGTTTCTCGATTTCTTACAGGAAAGGCTGAAAGCACAACGGGTGTCGTGA
- a CDS encoding TetR/AcrR family transcriptional regulator, which produces MSQPETPPESARDRLLGAARVLFYNDGIAATGIDAIVKRAGVAKKSLYNNFESKAELVATYITVRHDEWLALYARREQEASGPKEKVLAVFRAYDDHAEFAYERGFRGCGLLNAAAELPAGAPGRHAVRGHKEQVESIVTAHLLALFTGDEAKARLLARHFSFLLEGAISRAGLEGNGACVRQAMAMAEAMMEAP; this is translated from the coding sequence ATGTCACAACCTGAAACGCCACCGGAAAGCGCCCGCGACCGCCTGCTTGGTGCCGCACGCGTCCTGTTTTACAACGACGGCATCGCCGCCACGGGCATTGACGCCATCGTGAAAAGAGCGGGCGTGGCGAAAAAAAGCCTCTACAACAATTTTGAATCCAAAGCGGAACTGGTTGCGACGTACATCACCGTCCGCCACGACGAATGGCTGGCGTTGTATGCACGTCGCGAGCAGGAAGCGTCAGGCCCGAAGGAAAAAGTACTGGCGGTATTCCGCGCGTATGACGACCACGCAGAATTCGCCTACGAGCGCGGATTCCGTGGCTGCGGGCTGCTGAACGCTGCCGCCGAACTCCCCGCCGGTGCGCCCGGCAGGCACGCGGTGCGCGGCCACAAAGAACAGGTGGAATCCATTGTGACCGCCCATCTGCTGGCGCTGTTTACCGGCGATGAAGCGAAGGCGCGATTACTGGCGCGGCATTTTTCATTCCTGCTCGAAGGGGCGATTTCCCGCGCCGGGCTGGAAGGCAATGGCGCCTGCGTGCGTCAGGCGATGGCGATGGCTGAAGCCATGATGGAGGCACCGTGA
- a CDS encoding NAD(P)-dependent alcohol dehydrogenase: protein MKTVGFAAYDPKKPLAPYAFERRGLRENDVAMEILYCGVCHSDLHTARNDWGWSYYPIVPGHEIVGRVTQVGNQVSRYKVGDHVAVGCLVDSCQECDQCKKGEEQLCREGNTGTYAGYDRFTKEPTQGGYSKHLVVREEFCLRMPEGLDLSKAAPLLCAGITTWSPLKTWNVGPGSRVGVIGLGGLGHMAVKLAVGLGADVTVLSRSNAKEADALALGASRLLVSADSDAMAQAHDNFDLIIDTVPVKHDITPYMSLLDVDATLVLVGQVGPMEEFNTVPLLLGRRRVAGSPIGGIRETQEMLDFCAEKNILPDCEMIRMDEINAAFERMEKADVRYRFVIDMASLEAPAAV from the coding sequence ATGAAAACTGTTGGATTTGCAGCGTACGATCCGAAGAAACCGCTGGCACCTTACGCATTTGAACGTCGCGGCCTGCGTGAAAATGATGTCGCAATGGAAATTTTGTACTGCGGCGTCTGCCATTCTGATTTGCATACCGCCCGCAATGACTGGGGCTGGAGCTATTATCCGATTGTTCCCGGCCATGAAATCGTCGGGCGCGTGACGCAGGTGGGCAATCAGGTTTCCCGCTACAAAGTGGGCGACCACGTGGCCGTCGGTTGTCTGGTGGACAGTTGTCAGGAATGTGACCAGTGTAAAAAGGGCGAAGAACAGCTGTGCCGCGAAGGAAATACCGGCACGTACGCAGGTTACGACCGTTTCACCAAAGAGCCGACGCAAGGCGGATATTCCAAGCATTTAGTAGTGCGCGAGGAATTTTGCCTGCGTATGCCGGAAGGGTTAGATCTCTCCAAAGCCGCGCCGCTGCTGTGCGCCGGTATCACCACCTGGTCGCCGCTGAAAACCTGGAATGTCGGGCCGGGCAGCCGCGTGGGCGTGATTGGTTTGGGCGGGCTGGGCCATATGGCCGTTAAACTGGCCGTCGGGCTGGGCGCGGATGTCACCGTACTGAGCCGTTCCAATGCCAAAGAAGCCGACGCACTGGCGCTGGGCGCGAGCCGTTTGCTGGTCAGCGCAGACAGCGATGCCATGGCGCAGGCACACGATAATTTCGATTTGATTATCGATACCGTGCCGGTCAAACACGACATCACGCCGTATATGTCGTTGCTGGATGTTGACGCGACGCTGGTACTGGTCGGGCAGGTCGGGCCGATGGAAGAGTTCAATACTGTACCGCTTCTGCTGGGGCGTCGCCGCGTGGCGGGTTCGCCAATCGGCGGGATCCGTGAAACGCAGGAAATGCTCGATTTCTGCGCCGAGAAAAACATCCTTCCGGACTGCGAGATGATCCGTATGGATGAAATCAACGCGGCATTCGAACGTATGGAAAAAGCGGATGTTCGCTACCGTTTTGTGATTGATATGGCCTCGCTGGAAGCCCCTGCGGCGGTATAA